The nucleotide sequence ACTTTTACTGTCTTCAACTAACTTAGTAGGATCTAAACGTTTGTCAAAATGATTTTCCATATAGGACATTTGTCCGTTATGGTTTTTATTTAACCACGATTCTAATCGAGGTGCCTCTTGTTCTAGAAAACCAGCTTTGGAAATACCGCACGACAAAAAACCGAGACGTTTGGCTTCGGCTTTGATGAACGCTGTATTTTCTTGTGTAGTAATATCGTTATTATTAAAAGATTTACACTAGCCCTGATAGAAGCGGTATCCTTGTGGCGGCGGGCATTTATGCCGCCACAAGATATAGCGGATAGCAGGATTAGCTCCAAAAATTAAAAAAGCCCACCCTGAACATTCGTTTTTATCTTTCCTAAGTGTCTATAGGCCTTATCGGTAACTTCACGGCCACGAGGGGTACGCATGATGAAACCTTCTTGAATTAAGAACGGCTCATAGACTTCCTCGATAGTTTCACTACTCTCGGAAACGGCTGTTGCCAAAGTAGACAGACCAACGGGACCACCTTTGAATTTATCTATAATCGTATTAAGAATCTTATTATCCATTTCGTCCAAGCCAAAAGCATCAACATTTAGTGCTTTAAGTCCATAACGCGCAATCTCAATATCAATAGTACCGTTCCCTTTTATTTGAGCAAAATCTCGAACACGACGCAAGAGTGCATTTGCAATACGAGGAGTACCACGACTTCGACCTGCAATTTCGATAGCAGCTTCATAAGAAATAGGCATTTTTAAAATAGAGGCAGAACGTTCAACAATTGAAGTTAACAACTCAGTAGTATAATATTGCAAGCGGCAAGCGATCCCAAAACGAGCACGCATAGGAGCAGTCAAAAGCCCTGACCGTGTAGTGGCACCAATAAGTGTAAAAGGATTTAAATTGATTTGAACCGTTCTTGCGTTAGGTCCTGACTCAATCATGATATCAATTTTAAAGTCTTCCATTGCAGAATATAAGTATTCTTCAACTATAGGACTCAAACGGTGAATTTCATCAATAAACAAAACATCACGCTCTTCAAGATTTGTTAGCAAACCAGCCAAATCTCCTGGTTTATCCAAAACAGGACCTGAAGTGATTTTGATTCCTACTTCCAATTCATTAGCCAAGATATTAGCTAAGGTAGTTTTCCCTAAACCGGGAGGCCCATGAAATAGAGTATGATCTAAAGCTTCATTACGTTGATTAGCTGCAGCAACAAAAACCTTTAAGTTTTCGAGCACTTGGTCTTGACCAGCAAAATCATCAAAAGATAAAGGTCTCAACCTTTTTTCTAAATCAAACTCTTCTGAGCCATAATTATTTGTAGTAGGATCTAAATTTTCATTCATACAACAAAGATATAACAACTTATAATAAAAAATAAAGCCTCTCTAAAATTAGAAAGGCTTTATATAATATATTTTAAATTCTAGTGATGTAACACTTCTTCACCAGGCTTCATTGGTACAGTTTGAGGAACGAAATCATCTTCGTGTCCTGGGTTACTGTAATCGTAAGGCCATCTGTGAACTTCAGGAATTTCTCCAGGCCAGTTTCCGTGCATATGCTCAACTGGCGTAGTCCACTCTAAAGTAGTTGATCTCCATGGATTTTGAACAGCTTTTTTACCGTAGAAAATACTAGCAAAGAAATTGTATAAGAAAACCAATTGGAAAACTCCACCTACTAAAGCAAAAGTTGTGATTAAAACGTTTACATTTTGTAAATCATCAAACAATGGGAAGTTGGTGTTTGTATAGTAACGTCTTGGCAAACCAGCTAAACCAATAAAGTGCATTGGGAAGAAAACTCCATAAGCACAAACTGCAGTAATCCAAAAGTGAATATACCCTAAGTTTTTGTTCAACATACGTCCGAACATTTTTGGATACCAGTGGTAAATTCCAGCAAACATTCCGTAAAGAGCAGAAATACCCATTACTAAGTGGAAGTGAGCAATTACAAAATAAGTATCGTGAACGTTAATATCTAATGTACTATCTCCTAAAATAATCCCTGTTAAACCTCCAGTGATGAATGTAGAAACCATTCCAATTGAAAACAACATAGCAGGATTCATTTGCAAATTACCTTTCCATAAAGTTGTAATCCAGTTAAATGCTTTTACAGCAGAAGGAATCGCAATCAATAAAGTAGTAAAGGTAAACACAGAACCTAAGAATGGATTCATTCCAGAGATAAACATATGGTGACCCCAAACAATTGTTGAAAGGAAAGCAATAGCTAATACTGACATAATCATCGCTCTGTAACCAAAGATTGGTTTACGAGAGTTAGTAGCCATAATTTCAGACACTAGACCCATTGCAGGCAAGATTACGATATATACCTCAGGATGTCCTAAGAACCAGAATAAGTGCTCGAACAATACAGGAGAACCACCTTGGTAATGCAAAACTTCTCCAGCTATATAAATATCAGACAAGAAGAATGAAGTACCAAAACTTCTATCAAAAATCAACAATAAAGCTGCAGATAACAATACTGGAAACGAAACCACACCAATGATAGCAGTAACGAAAAATGTCCAGATAGTTAATGGAAGTCTAGTCATAGACATTCCTTTAGTCCTTAAATTGATAACAGTAACAATATAGTTTAATGATCCCATCAATGAAGATGCAATAAATATTGCCATAGAAACCAACCATAATGTCATTCCTGTTCCTGAACCTGGGATTGCTTGTGGCAATGCACTTAAAGGAGGATAAATTGTCCAACCTGCAGATGCTGGTCCAGCTTCAACAAATAAAGAAGACAACATAATAACCGCTGATAAAAAGAACAACCAATACGAAATCATGTTCATAAAACCAGAAGCCATATCTCTAGCTCCAATTTGAAGAGGAATAAGTAAATTACTAAAAGTACCACTTAAACCTGCTGTCAACACAAAGAATACCATTATCGTACCGTGAATTGTTACAAGAGCAAGATAAACATCGTTAGCCATTACTCCATCAGGAGCAAATTTATCACCTAATAAAACATTGAATATTTTAAAAGATTCTTCTGGCCAAGCTAATTGCATTCTAAAAAGCATAGACATAGCTATACCTATCACTCCCATAATAATACCTGTAATCAAGTATTGTTTAGCAATCATTTTATGATCAATACTAAAAATATATTTAGTAATGAAAGTGTCTTTATGATGATGTTCGTGTTCTTGATCGTGTCCGTGATCGTGACCTACTGCTGACATATATGTTTACTTTAAATTTCTTAATAATATTATTTAGCTGCTACTACATTAGCAACAACAACTGTATCTTTTGATTCTGAAGCCTCAACTCCAGCAGGTGCAGCAGTTGCTTCTTTTACTTGTTGAGCCAAAAGCACTTGCTCTTTTACCCATTTCTTATAATCTTCAGGTGTATCAACAACTATTTTCATTTGCATGTTATAGTGTGAAGAACCACAAATTTTATTACATAAAAGTAAATAATCAAAAGTATAAGGATCTAAACCAGTTTCACCTTTAGCAATTAATTCAGCTGATTTCTTAGCTCTTAACTCATTGATATGAGCTACTTTTTCAATCATATAAGGTAACTCTCTGTATTCTGCAGTTGTATAAATTGGCTCGAAAGCAAATTCAGTAACCATACCAGGAACACAGTTCATTTGCGCTCTAAAATGAGGCATATAAGCTGAGTGTAATACATCTTGAGATCTCATTTTGAAATGAACTTTCTTCCCTACTGGAATATGTAATTCAGATGTTACAAAATCATCTGCTGAATTAGGGTCAGACAAATCAACACCTACTGTATTTACACCTTCGATATATCTTACATTAGCTTTACCTAATACATTATCTTCACCAGCGTAACGAGCAGACCATTTAAATTGTTGTGCATACAATTCAATAACAACAGTATCTTCTTCGTCATCAATAAACATAATATTAGTCCAAGCATATAATCCATAAAGAATTAATCCTGCTAAAACTACAGCTGGAATAATACTCCAAAGAGCTTCTAATTTATTGTTATCAGCAAAAAACAATGCTTTTTGACCTTGTTTCCCTTTATATTTAAAAGAGAAATAATATAATAATGCTTGAGTAATTGCTTGAACTAAAAACAATAATACCCACGAAATATTCATTAAGTTATCTACTTGACCTCCATGAGCAGAAGCTGGAGTATGAAGAGCTAAACCTCCCCATTTCAATAAACCATATATAGTAAAGATATAAAGGAAAGCTAAAAAGCCAAACATCAAATATCCTTGTACATTATTATCTTTATCAGTAGCTACTTCAGAACTGTCCGATTTAGACCCCACTTGTGTAAGATCAAAAATCTTGGTCAATTGCCATAAAGCAACAGCTAATAAAACTAAAACTATAATTACCAACAAACTTGTCATCTGTTTATCTCTTTAAATATTAATAATGAAAATGTTTACTTTCTTCTATAAATGGATTTCTTTTTGGCAACAAAGGAGCTTTAGTCAATGCTGTAAAGACAGCAAATATAAACAATCCAAGGAAGAAAAGAACGGATGATATTTCAGATACACCGATAAACCAACGGTCACCAACAGTACCAGGCATAATCATATTAAAGAAATCAATATAATGTCCAGCTAAAATAACAATACCAGCCATTACGATTACCCAAGTAAGTCTTTTGAAATCTGTATTTAACAATATCAACAATGGGAAAACAAAATTCATAACAACCGCCCCAAAGAATGGTAAATTATACTCTTGAATTCTTGTGATGAAATAAGTAATCTCCTCAGGAATATCAGCATACCAGATTAACATAAACTGAGAGAACCATAAGTACGTCCAAAAAATACTGATACCAAACATGAATTTAGCTAAATCATGAATATGACTTGTATTTACATACTCCAAGAAACCTCTTGATTTCAAGTAAACAGTTACTAAAGCAATGGTTGTAATACCACTTACAAAGAAACTTGCAAATACATACCATCCAAATAATGTAGAAAACCAGTGTGGGTCAACTGACATAATCCAATCCCAAGACATAATAGACTCAGAAACAATAAAGAAAACTAAAAATCCAGCAGATAATTTAAAATTCTTTTTGTAGAATATATCATCATTAGCTTCGTCTTGAGCAACACAATTTTTTGCTGAATAGAATCTGTATAAATTCCATCCTAACAAGAATATTGCTGCTCTAACAATCCAAAAAGGAAAATTTAAATATCCAGCTTTATTAGCGATTAATTCATCATGTGCAACTACTTCAGGATCCAACCATGTAAATAAGTGATTAAAATGTAAACCACACAATACTAGTATTACAAAAAATATTACTGAACCATAAGGTAAATAAGAAGTTATCCCTTGCATTACTCTAAACAAAACAGGAGACCATCCCGACTGAGAAACTTGTTGGATAGCATAAAAAGCTAAAACTCCCATTGAAAGCAACATAAAGAAAATACAAGCAACATACAAAGCAGCCCATGGCTTATTTTGTAATTGATGTAAAACATGATTTAAATGTTCTGTATGCTCAGCATCATGATGTGACACTTCTGCTTTATCGTGAGCTACTTCTGCATGAGCATCAGCATGAGTTTCGGCAACAGCATGAGCCCCACCTACTTCTTTCGTTTCTTCATGATGTACAGCACCATGGCCATCATGACTTTCTGCAGCAAGAAGTGTTTCTACTTCCTGAATATCTTTAGGTGCATTCAAAAAACCATATCCTATACCTAAAATACCAACGGCCATTAGGATAAAAGAAAAAGTTTTTAATTTACTTGAAAATGTATACATATCTAATACGATCAGTTTGTTCAACAATTATAATTGGCTTTTAAGTTTCAGAACATAGTCAGCAACTAACCAACGTTCGTGTGCACTTAATTGATTGGCGTGAGAACCCATTGAGTTTAAACCATAAGTCTCCACATGAAAAACACTTCCTTCAGTAATCACCCTGTCTTTATAACTAGGAACTCCTAGGAATTTTTCTCTTTCAACCAATTTTCCTTTACCATTTCCGGCACCACCGTGACAGCTGATACAGTATATCTCGTAAAGTTCTTTACCCTTACCTGAATTACGATCTAAAGAATCCAAAGGAGATTTTAAATTAGCTTTTGCCAATTCATAACCTGCTGTTGAATTTTCATATTCATAAGGTTCAAAACCTCTTTTAACTGTTCCGTCAGGAGGAAGTTGTCCTTCTTTTCCATTCTTAAATGCAGCAGACTCAGAATAAGTTTCATATCCTGCTGATTCATACATATTAGGAAAGTATTGATAGTTCGGTGCTTTATCATTATGACATGATGCCACTAATATAGTGATGCCTAATAAAAGTGCTATTTTATTTACCCTTTTCATATCTTAATTAATGCTTTTCAATTACTTTAACTTCTACAGCTCCTGTACTTTGGAAGAAAGAAACTAATTCCTCTTCGTTATTGTTTACAGCCACTTCCATTAAAAAGTGATCATCTGTAGTTCTTACATCTGGATTTTCTGCCTCTTTAAATGGCCATAATCTACTTCTCATATAAAAAGTAATAACCATAAGGTGAGCTGCAAAAAATACAGTCATTTCAAACATAATAGGCACAAAAGAAGGCATATTTTGAATGTAACTAAAACTTGGTTTTCCACCAATATCTTGTGGCCAGTCTTGAATCATAATAAAATTCATCATCGCTGTTGCTACAGAGATACCAACACATCCATATAAAAAAGCACAAATGGCTAATCTAGTAGGTGCTATTCCCATAGCTTTATCCAAACCGTGAACTGGGAATGGAGAAAAAACATCTTCAATATGGTGATGAGCTGCACGGGTTTTTTTAACCGCTGTCATCAAAATATCATCGTCATTATAAATGGCGTGTATTACTTTATTACTCATGGTGTGAATCTTTATTTGCTTCTCTTTCTCTAATATAATTATCTCCAGTTGCTTTTAATATTGTCTTAACCTCTGCTTGAGCGATCACTGGGAACGTTCTAGAGTATAATAAAAACAATACAAAGAAGAAACCGATTGTTCCAATGAAAATTCCAATATCAACAAATGTTGGAGAAAACATAGTCCAAGAAGACGGTAAATAATCTCTATGCAAAGAAGTAACGATAATTACGAATCTCTCAAACCACATTCCGATATTTACAACAATCGAAATAATGAAAGAAAACATAATACTTGTTCTCAATTTTTTGAACCACATAAATTGAGGTGAAAACACATTACAAGTCATCATCGACCAGTATGCCCACCAGTAAGGTCCTGTAGCTCTATTCAAGAAAGCATATTGTTCGTATTCAACTCCAGAATACCAAGCAATAAACAACTCTGTTATATAAGCAACACCAACAATCGAACCTGTAATCATGATAATGATGTTCATCAATTCAATATGTTGTAAAGTGATATACGCTTCAAGGTTAGATACTTTTCTCATGATGATAAGCAAGGTGTTTACCATTGCAAATCCAGAGAATACAGCTCCAGCAACAAAGTAAGGAGGGAAAATTGTAGTATGCCATCCTGGGATTACAGAAGTAGCAAAGTCCATCGATACAATCGTATGTACAGAAAGTACAAGAGGTGTAGCTAAACCAGCAAGAACTAAAGAAACCTCTTCAAAACGTTGCCAATCTTTTACTCTACCACTCCATCCAAAACTTAGGATAGAATATACTCTCTTATTAAAAGGTGTAATTGCTCTATCTCTCAACATCGCAAAATCAGGTAATAAACCAGTCCACCAGAAAACTAATGATACAGATAAATACGTAGAAATTGCAAATACGTCCCAAAGTAATGGTGAGTTAAAGTTAACCCATAACGAACCAAATTGATTCGGTATTGGTAATACCCAGTATGCTAACCATGGACGCCCCATGTGAATGATTGGGAACAAACCTGCTTGAATTACCGAGAAGATAGTCATCGCCTCTGCAGAACGGTTAATCGCCATTCTCCATCTTTGACGGAATAATAAAAGTACTGCAGAAATCAATGTTCCTGCGTGACCAATACCTACCCACCAAACGAAGTTAGTAATATCCCAAGCCCATCCAACAGTTTTATTTAATCCCCAAGTTCCAATACCTGTAGATATGGTGTAAATAATACAGCCTAGTCCCCAAAGGAAGGCTACTAAAGCGATTGTAAACACAATCCACCAGTGCTTATTTGCTTTTCCTTCAACAGGAGCAGCAACATCAACGGTTACATCGTGATAAGTCCTATCACCTATAACTAAAGGCTTTCTAATATTAGAGTCATATATATGAGACATATTCCTTTATCTGTTTCTTAATTAATAATAATTTTATACTAAGTATTTCTAACTTTAACGTGATACACCACATTTGGCTTAGTTCCAATATGCTCTAACAAATGATAAGATCTTTCGTCTTCTACTAATTTAGCAATTTGACTTTCTTTATCATTCACATCTCCAAATTTCATTGCTCCAGAAGAACAAGCACTTGAACAAGCAGTTTGGAATTCACCATCAACAACTGGTCTACCTTCTCTCTTCGCTTTCAAGATTGTTGCTTGTGTCATTTGTAGACACATAGAACATTTCTCCATTACTCCACGAGAACGAACGTTTACATCAGGATTAAGGACCATACGTCCTAAATCATCATTCATATGGTAATCAAATTCTTTGTTACCATTGTATAAGAACCAGTTGAAACGACGTACTTTATAAGGACAGTTGTTAGCACAATAACGAGTTCCAACACATCTGTTGTAAGCCATATGGTTTTGACCTTGACGACCGTGAGATGTTGCAGCAACAGGACAAACAGTTTCACAAGGTGCGTGGTTACAGTGTTGACACATTACCGGTTGGAAAGCTACTTGAGGATTATCCCCAGCTTTTTCCATTTCGTTAAATGTAGATAACGAACTAGACAATCCAGCAATACCTTCTTTTCTTTCATTATCACCTTCGAAAGTACTTTCAGAAGAATAATATCTATCGATACGCAACCAGTGCATATCACGACTTCTTCTAACTTCAGATTTACCTACTACAGGAACGTTGTTTTCAGCGTGACAAGCAATAACACAAGCCCCACATCCAGTACAAGCATTCAAATCAATTGATAAATTGAAGTGATGACCAACAGAACGATCAAAAGAATCCCATAAATCAACAGTAGTTGATTCAACTTCTTTGTGATCTAATGAAACCATAGGAACTGGATTCCATTCTTTTGCATCTTTTGTATTGAAGATTTCCAAAGAAGTTTCTTTGATAATATCTCCTCTACCCATTAATGTTTTTTGACCTTGAACACAAGCAAACTCATGTTCACCATTAGCTTTTTCAATACTAACAGATTGTACATCATTAAAACCTTTATATAAAGCGTAAGCATTAACACCTACTTGCATTTCTTCTTTAAGAGCCGCCTTCTTACCATAACCTAAAGCCAAACCAATTGTACCAACTGCTTGACCTGGTTGAACAATAACTGGAACACTTTCTAATTTCACACCATCAGCTGTTGTAATCGTAGCATAACTACCATTCAAACCACCATTAGCTACTATTTCATTAGATAATCCTAATTGTTTTGCATCTGCATTCGATACAGTTAAATAGTTATCCCAAGACACTCTTGTAATTGGATCTGGAAACTCTTGCAACCATGGGTTATTAGCTTGTTGACCATCCCCTAAACCAGTTTTAGTATACAATACCAATTCAAATCCTGGAGTTGCTTTAGCTCCTGACAAAGCAGTTGCAGCAGCATTATAGTTTGCAGTTGCACCAGACAAAGCTGAAGACCCGCTAACAAATAAACCATCATGTAATACTTTATTCCAAGTTGCCCCTGAAATAATAGAACTAGCTGTAGCTTTTACATAATCATAATAAGTACCCACAACACCGTTCAACGACATCAAAACTTCTTCAAATTGTTTTGTATCAAATAATGGACGGATAGTAGGTTGTGTCAAACTATAAGTACCTTTAGTAAGACTCAAATCCCCCCAAGATTCTAAATAATGAGGAACTGCCGCAGCAATTGTACTTACTAAAGCTGTTTCGTCTTCTTTTAAAGAGAAAGCAACAGAAGTTTTTACTTTTTTAAGCCCTTCAGCAAAAGAAGCTGAATCGGCTAATGTATATATTGGATTAACTCCACTCATTAATAATGTATGAACGCTACCTGCTTTCATATCATTAATTAACTGAGCTACTTTTTCGTTAGATCCTTTTCTTATTTGTCTTGTACCCGAAGTTACAAAAGCCTCACTAGCTAAAGCATTGTTAATTGCTAAAACTAATAACTGAGCATTTTTATCTTGAATACCTGAAACCAAAACACCGTTAGCACCAGCCATTTTCAATTGCTGAGCTGCCTTAGTAACTTCTGATTTTAAATTAGATTCTAATTTCACAGCTACTGAAGAACCAGTAACTACATTATATATTTGTACTAATGCTTGTTTTTGATCTACAATAGTCATCGGTAAACGCTTATCAGCAGCAGCACCAGACAAAGTCATGTTTGCTTCTAATTGGAAATGACGAGACATTTTTCCTGCTTTAGGAATTCTACCTTGTGCATATCCAGCATCATATCCTCCACCTTGCCAGTCACCTAAAAAGTCAGCACCAACAGAAACAATTAGAGAAGCTTTTGAGAAATCGTAATCAACTAAAGCTCTTTCTCCATAAACCGCCTCAAAAGCATCTAATGCTTCAGAAGAAGATACAGCATCATAAACCACATGCTTTGCATTAGGGTTTTTTGAAATAAAATCAGCGATTAATTTTTCAGTTGAAGGACTTGCCAATGTATTAGTCAACAATACTACTTGACCTCCTTTAGCTTTAGCATCAACAAGACTCGACTTAATTTCCTTCTCAACAGCAGACCAAGTTGAAGATTTACCTCCAATTTTTGGTTCCTTCAAACGCATATTGTCATATAAAGACAATACCGACGCATGAACTCTTGCATTTGCAGAAAATTTAGCCCCAGAAATGGTGTTATTTTCTATTTTAATAGGACGCCCTTCACGTGTTTTAACAAGAAGATTTGCAAAATCAAAACCATCAAACATTGTAGTTGCATAATAATCTGCAACTCCAGGAATGATTTGTTCTGGTTGTAATACATAAGGTATCGACTTGTGTACAGGACCTTCGCACGCAACAAGCGTAGCCGCAGCAGTACTAAATCCAACGTACTTTAAAAAATCACGACGTGATGTTGAAGAAGAAGACAAAGCTTCGTTATTCCCTAAGAATTCATCTGTAGGAATCGCTTCAACAAATTCGTTATTTTTAAGCGCCTCAACAATAGAACTATTTCCGTCTAGTTCCTCAACACTTTTCCAGTATTTTTTGTTTGATGACATTTTATATAAATATTAGAATCTTAATTATTATTTTATTTAATCAGCAATTTGAAATTTCGATAATAAAACCGAACTACAAATCTAGTAGTGACACTTACCACATTCTAAACCTCCCATTTGAGCAGCAGTCAACTTATCAACTCCATACTTTTTAGAAAGTTCTTCATGAATTTTAGCATAGTACTCATTACCTTCCATTTTAACATCGGTTTTTCTGTGACAATCCACACACCAACCCATTGTTAAAGGAGCAAATTGCTTTTGAATCTCATAAGTCTCTACTGGACCGTGACAAGTTTGACACTCAATTCCAGCAACAGTAACGTGTTGTGAGTGATTGAAGTAAACAAAATCAGGTAAATTATGAATACGAACCCATTTTACAGGTTGTGTTTTTCCAGTATAAGTTTGAGTTGCTTTATCCCAACCTACAGCATTGTAT is from Flavobacterium sp. NG2 and encodes:
- the ruvB gene encoding Holliday junction branch migration DNA helicase RuvB, whose translation is MNENLDPTTNNYGSEEFDLEKRLRPLSFDDFAGQDQVLENLKVFVAAANQRNEALDHTLFHGPPGLGKTTLANILANELEVGIKITSGPVLDKPGDLAGLLTNLEERDVLFIDEIHRLSPIVEEYLYSAMEDFKIDIMIESGPNARTVQINLNPFTLIGATTRSGLLTAPMRARFGIACRLQYYTTELLTSIVERSASILKMPISYEAAIEIAGRSRGTPRIANALLRRVRDFAQIKGNGTIDIEIARYGLKALNVDAFGLDEMDNKILNTIIDKFKGGPVGLSTLATAVSESSETIEEVYEPFLIQEGFIMRTPRGREVTDKAYRHLGKIKTNVQGGLF
- a CDS encoding cbb3-type cytochrome c oxidase subunit I, which gives rise to MSAVGHDHGHDQEHEHHHKDTFITKYIFSIDHKMIAKQYLITGIIMGVIGIAMSMLFRMQLAWPEESFKIFNVLLGDKFAPDGVMANDVYLALVTIHGTIMVFFVLTAGLSGTFSNLLIPLQIGARDMASGFMNMISYWLFFLSAVIMLSSLFVEAGPASAGWTIYPPLSALPQAIPGSGTGMTLWLVSMAIFIASSLMGSLNYIVTVINLRTKGMSMTRLPLTIWTFFVTAIIGVVSFPVLLSAALLLIFDRSFGTSFFLSDIYIAGEVLHYQGGSPVLFEHLFWFLGHPEVYIVILPAMGLVSEIMATNSRKPIFGYRAMIMSVLAIAFLSTIVWGHHMFISGMNPFLGSVFTFTTLLIAIPSAVKAFNWITTLWKGNLQMNPAMLFSIGMVSTFITGGLTGIILGDSTLDINVHDTYFVIAHFHLVMGISALYGMFAGIYHWYPKMFGRMLNKNLGYIHFWITAVCAYGVFFPMHFIGLAGLPRRYYTNTNFPLFDDLQNVNVLITTFALVGGVFQLVFLYNFFASIFYGKKAVQNPWRSTTLEWTTPVEHMHGNWPGEIPEVHRWPYDYSNPGHEDDFVPQTVPMKPGEEVLHH
- a CDS encoding cytochrome c oxidase subunit II; protein product: MTSLLVIIVLVLLAVALWQLTKIFDLTQVGSKSDSSEVATDKDNNVQGYLMFGFLAFLYIFTIYGLLKWGGLALHTPASAHGGQVDNLMNISWVLLFLVQAITQALLYYFSFKYKGKQGQKALFFADNNKLEALWSIIPAVVLAGLILYGLYAWTNIMFIDDEEDTVVIELYAQQFKWSARYAGEDNVLGKANVRYIEGVNTVGVDLSDPNSADDFVTSELHIPVGKKVHFKMRSQDVLHSAYMPHFRAQMNCVPGMVTEFAFEPIYTTAEYRELPYMIEKVAHINELRAKKSAELIAKGETGLDPYTFDYLLLCNKICGSSHYNMQMKIVVDTPEDYKKWVKEQVLLAQQVKEATAAPAGVEASESKDTVVVANVVAAK
- a CDS encoding quinol:cytochrome C oxidoreductase, which codes for MYTFSSKLKTFSFILMAVGILGIGYGFLNAPKDIQEVETLLAAESHDGHGAVHHEETKEVGGAHAVAETHADAHAEVAHDKAEVSHHDAEHTEHLNHVLHQLQNKPWAALYVACIFFMLLSMGVLAFYAIQQVSQSGWSPVLFRVMQGITSYLPYGSVIFFVILVLCGLHFNHLFTWLDPEVVAHDELIANKAGYLNFPFWIVRAAIFLLGWNLYRFYSAKNCVAQDEANDDIFYKKNFKLSAGFLVFFIVSESIMSWDWIMSVDPHWFSTLFGWYVFASFFVSGITTIALVTVYLKSRGFLEYVNTSHIHDLAKFMFGISIFWTYLWFSQFMLIWYADIPEEITYFITRIQEYNLPFFGAVVMNFVFPLLILLNTDFKRLTWVIVMAGIVILAGHYIDFFNMIMPGTVGDRWFIGVSEISSVLFFLGLFIFAVFTALTKAPLLPKRNPFIEESKHFHY
- a CDS encoding cytochrome c, encoding MKRVNKIALLLGITILVASCHNDKAPNYQYFPNMYESAGYETYSESAAFKNGKEGQLPPDGTVKRGFEPYEYENSTAGYELAKANLKSPLDSLDRNSGKGKELYEIYCISCHGGAGNGKGKLVEREKFLGVPSYKDRVITEGSVFHVETYGLNSMGSHANQLSAHERWLVADYVLKLKSQL
- a CDS encoding DUF3341 domain-containing protein, encoding MSNKVIHAIYNDDDILMTAVKKTRAAHHHIEDVFSPFPVHGLDKAMGIAPTRLAICAFLYGCVGISVATAMMNFIMIQDWPQDIGGKPSFSYIQNMPSFVPIMFEMTVFFAAHLMVITFYMRSRLWPFKEAENPDVRTTDDHFLMEVAVNNNEEELVSFFQSTGAVEVKVIEKH
- the nrfD gene encoding NrfD/PsrC family molybdoenzyme membrane anchor subunit is translated as MSHIYDSNIRKPLVIGDRTYHDVTVDVAAPVEGKANKHWWIVFTIALVAFLWGLGCIIYTISTGIGTWGLNKTVGWAWDITNFVWWVGIGHAGTLISAVLLLFRQRWRMAINRSAEAMTIFSVIQAGLFPIIHMGRPWLAYWVLPIPNQFGSLWVNFNSPLLWDVFAISTYLSVSLVFWWTGLLPDFAMLRDRAITPFNKRVYSILSFGWSGRVKDWQRFEEVSLVLAGLATPLVLSVHTIVSMDFATSVIPGWHTTIFPPYFVAGAVFSGFAMVNTLLIIMRKVSNLEAYITLQHIELMNIIIMITGSIVGVAYITELFIAWYSGVEYEQYAFLNRATGPYWWAYWSMMTCNVFSPQFMWFKKLRTSIMFSFIISIVVNIGMWFERFVIIVTSLHRDYLPSSWTMFSPTFVDIGIFIGTIGFFFVLFLLYSRTFPVIAQAEVKTILKATGDNYIREREANKDSHHE
- a CDS encoding TAT-variant-translocated molybdopterin oxidoreductase; translated protein: MSSNKKYWKSVEELDGNSSIVEALKNNEFVEAIPTDEFLGNNEALSSSSTSRRDFLKYVGFSTAAATLVACEGPVHKSIPYVLQPEQIIPGVADYYATTMFDGFDFANLLVKTREGRPIKIENNTISGAKFSANARVHASVLSLYDNMRLKEPKIGGKSSTWSAVEKEIKSSLVDAKAKGGQVVLLTNTLASPSTEKLIADFISKNPNAKHVVYDAVSSSEALDAFEAVYGERALVDYDFSKASLIVSVGADFLGDWQGGGYDAGYAQGRIPKAGKMSRHFQLEANMTLSGAAADKRLPMTIVDQKQALVQIYNVVTGSSVAVKLESNLKSEVTKAAQQLKMAGANGVLVSGIQDKNAQLLVLAINNALASEAFVTSGTRQIRKGSNEKVAQLINDMKAGSVHTLLMSGVNPIYTLADSASFAEGLKKVKTSVAFSLKEDETALVSTIAAAVPHYLESWGDLSLTKGTYSLTQPTIRPLFDTKQFEEVLMSLNGVVGTYYDYVKATASSIISGATWNKVLHDGLFVSGSSALSGATANYNAAATALSGAKATPGFELVLYTKTGLGDGQQANNPWLQEFPDPITRVSWDNYLTVSNADAKQLGLSNEIVANGGLNGSYATITTADGVKLESVPVIVQPGQAVGTIGLALGYGKKAALKEEMQVGVNAYALYKGFNDVQSVSIEKANGEHEFACVQGQKTLMGRGDIIKETSLEIFNTKDAKEWNPVPMVSLDHKEVESTTVDLWDSFDRSVGHHFNLSIDLNACTGCGACVIACHAENNVPVVGKSEVRRSRDMHWLRIDRYYSSESTFEGDNERKEGIAGLSSSLSTFNEMEKAGDNPQVAFQPVMCQHCNHAPCETVCPVAATSHGRQGQNHMAYNRCVGTRYCANNCPYKVRRFNWFLYNGNKEFDYHMNDDLGRMVLNPDVNVRSRGVMEKCSMCLQMTQATILKAKREGRPVVDGEFQTACSSACSSGAMKFGDVNDKESQIAKLVEDERSYHLLEHIGTKPNVVYHVKVRNT